AGAAGATCACCGTCAACGATCAACGGCGAATCGCTCGAGCGCTCGAAGTCATCAAACTCACGGGACGTCCTTTCAGCGCCCAGCTGCCGGACTATCAGGAGATCGAACCGACCATCCACCTGGGACTGAACATGGACCGGGCCATTCTGCATGAGCGGATCGCCACACGTGTCGACCGCATGTGGGACCACGGATGGGTCGATGAAGTGACTCGGCTGCTCGAGGTCGGCCTGGCCGAAGGCAAGACCGCATCGCGCGCCATCGGATACGCGCAGATCCAGCGGCACCTGACCGGAGAACTCACCGCCGCCGAGGCGAAGGACGACACGACGATCCGCACGCGGCAGTTCGCACGCAGACAGGATACGTGGTTCCGTCGTGATCCGCGCATCTGCTGGATCGACGGCAGCGCCGCAGACGCCGAGCAGAATCTGGCGACAGCACTCGACGTGCTCGCCGCGTTCTGACGAAACGATGACTGCGATCGATGTCCTGAGCGGGCACTGAAGACCTGGCCGCTGCGTCACCGATACCATGGAGCCATGAGCACTCCGGATACCCCGTTCGTCGCCTGGACCGATGCCGCCTTCGTCAAGGGGCACGGCACCCAGAACGACTTCGTTCTGATCTCCGACGACGATAGCAAGTTGGAAATGCATCCCGAGACCGTCGCCACGCTCGCCGACCGACGTGCCGGGCTCGGTGCCGACGGCATCATCCGCATCGTGCGCTCCGCAGCCAGTCGCATCCCGGGAGCCGCCGAACAGGCCGAAGCCGGTGCCGAATGGTTCATGGACTACTACAACAACGACGGCAGCCTCTCCGAGATGTGCGGCAATGGCGTCCGCGTCTTCTCCCATACTCTCGTGACCAGCGGCCGCGTCTCCGCCGATGCCCGCGAAATCCTCGTGGGTACACGCGACGGAATCAAGACCGTGCGCACCACCCTCAACCCGGCACTCGGCGTCCAGACCGGAGACGACGTCGTCGACACCGGCACACCCGGACCCGGAACCGCCAGCGATGCTTGGTACACGATTGATATGGGCGAATGGTCACTCGACCCCTCGAACAGCGTGCTCGTGACCACTGGCGGCATCGAAGTCGCCCGCCCCGGACTGAGCGTGAGCACCGGCAACCCGCACACGGTCGTCGCCTTGGCCGAGAATGCTGAACTCGCAGCAGCCGAACTGCGCGACGCGCCCGTCCTCGACCCCGTCCCGGCCCAGGGATCCAACGTCGAATACATCGTCATGGAACCCGCCCGATCTGATGTGGCCGGGGGAGAAGGCGCCCTGCGCATGCGCGTGTTCGAACGCGGCGTCGGTGAGACCCGCTCCTGCGGAACCGGCGCTTGCGCGGCCGCAATCGCAGCC
Above is a window of Brevibacterium siliguriense DNA encoding:
- the miaA gene encoding tRNA (adenosine(37)-N6)-dimethylallyltransferase MiaA, whose translation is MTEDRSPIITVVGATATGKSDLALDLADRLGGEIINTDSMQFYRGMDIGTAKLPVDERRGIPHHLIDILDVTEEANVQDFQARARAAIADIRERGLRPILVGGSGLYVRAAVDHMEFPGTDPGVRARLEAEVATDRWALHQKLRELDPQAAEKITVNDQRRIARALEVIKLTGRPFSAQLPDYQEIEPTIHLGLNMDRAILHERIATRVDRMWDHGWVDEVTRLLEVGLAEGKTASRAIGYAQIQRHLTGELTAAEAKDDTTIRTRQFARRQDTWFRRDPRICWIDGSAADAEQNLATALDVLAAF
- the dapF gene encoding diaminopimelate epimerase; translated protein: MSTPDTPFVAWTDAAFVKGHGTQNDFVLISDDDSKLEMHPETVATLADRRAGLGADGIIRIVRSAASRIPGAAEQAEAGAEWFMDYYNNDGSLSEMCGNGVRVFSHTLVTSGRVSADAREILVGTRDGIKTVRTTLNPALGVQTGDDVVDTGTPGPGTASDAWYTIDMGEWSLDPSNSVLVTTGGIEVARPGLSVSTGNPHTVVALAENAELAAAELRDAPVLDPVPAQGSNVEYIVMEPARSDVAGGEGALRMRVFERGVGETRSCGTGACAAAIAAHHWAGEKSPLQWRVDVPGGQLRIEIDPNADGTSGRVSLAGPAVLVASGTIS